A part of Bacillus thuringiensis genomic DNA contains:
- a CDS encoding carbamoyl phosphate synthase small subunit has product MKRQLILEDGTVLIGKGFGGEIEKSGEVVFTTGMTGYQETLSDPSYCGQIVTFTYPLIGNYGINRDDFESIHPSVNGLIVNEICDHPSNFRNEISLNDYLKERNIPGLAGIDTRKLTRKIRQYGTLRGRLCNMDADVEYIVSQLKATVFTDHVKRVSTKDPYPSPGRGHRVVLVDFGMKHGILRELNKRDCDVIVVPYNTTAEEILRLSPDGIMLSNGPGDPKDVPEAIEMLKDIIGKVPLFGICLGHQLFALASGANTSKLKFGHRGLNHPVKNLATGKVAITSQNHGYAVEEESVGNTELEITHVALNDGTVEGLRHTKFPAFTVQYHPEASAGPEDANDLFEDFLAMIENFKKEGEELCQNA; this is encoded by the coding sequence ATGAAAAGACAACTTATCTTAGAAGATGGAACAGTATTAATTGGAAAAGGTTTCGGAGGAGAAATCGAAAAGTCAGGTGAGGTTGTATTTACAACAGGAATGACTGGATATCAAGAAACATTATCTGATCCATCATATTGCGGTCAAATCGTAACATTCACGTACCCATTAATCGGAAACTACGGCATCAACCGTGACGATTTTGAATCGATTCACCCATCTGTAAATGGTTTAATCGTAAACGAAATTTGTGATCACCCATCAAACTTCCGTAATGAAATTTCGTTAAATGATTACTTAAAGGAAAGAAATATCCCAGGATTAGCAGGAATTGATACAAGAAAATTAACGAGAAAAATTCGTCAATACGGTACATTACGTGGACGTCTATGTAACATGGATGCAGATGTAGAATACATCGTTAGCCAATTGAAAGCAACGGTCTTTACAGATCATGTGAAACGCGTATCAACGAAAGATCCATACCCAAGTCCAGGCCGTGGACACCGAGTTGTACTTGTAGACTTCGGAATGAAACATGGTATTTTACGAGAATTAAATAAGCGTGATTGTGATGTAATTGTTGTACCTTACAATACAACAGCAGAAGAGATTTTACGTCTTAGCCCAGATGGAATTATGTTAAGTAACGGACCTGGGGATCCAAAAGATGTACCAGAAGCAATTGAAATGTTAAAAGACATTATCGGTAAAGTTCCTTTATTCGGAATTTGCCTAGGACATCAATTGTTTGCGCTAGCATCTGGTGCGAATACAAGTAAGTTAAAATTCGGTCACCGTGGTTTAAATCATCCAGTAAAAAATCTTGCAACTGGAAAAGTAGCAATTACATCTCAAAACCATGGTTACGCAGTAGAAGAAGAATCAGTTGGAAATACAGAACTTGAAATTACACACGTTGCTTTAAATGATGGAACAGTAGAAGGTCTTCGTCATACGAAATTCCCAGCATTTACAGTGCAATACCATCCAGAAGCTTCAGCAGGACCAGAAGATGCAAACGATTTATTCGAAGATTTCTTAGCAATGATTGAAAACTTCAAGAAAGAAGGGGAAGAGTTATGCCAAAACGCCTAG
- the pyrC gene encoding dihydroorotase, with the protein MNYLFKNGRYMNEEGKIVATDLLVQDGKIAKVAENITADNAEVIDVNGKLIAPGLVDVHVHLREPGGEHKETIETGTLAAAKGGFTTICAMPNTRPVPDCREHMEDLQNRIKEKAHVNVLPYGAITVRQAGSEMTDFETLKELGAFAFTDDGVGVQDASMMLAAMKRAAKLNMAVVAHCEENTLINKGCVHEGKFSEKHGLNGIPSVCESVHIARDILLAEAADCHYHVCHVSTKGSVRVIRDAKRAGIKVTAEVTPHHLVLCEDDIPSADPNFKMNPPLRGKEDHAALIEGLLDGTIDMIATDHAPHTAEEKAQGIERAPFGITGFETAFPLLYTNLVKKGIITLEQLIQFLTEKPADTFGLEAGRLKEGRTADITIIDLEQEEEIDPTTFLSKGKNTPFAGWKCQGWPVMTIVGGKIAWQKESALV; encoded by the coding sequence ATGAATTACTTGTTTAAAAATGGTCGTTATATGAATGAAGAAGGAAAAATCGTAGCAACAGATCTTCTCGTACAAGACGGTAAAATCGCTAAGGTAGCAGAAAATATTACGGCAGATAATGCTGAAGTAATCGATGTGAACGGAAAGTTAATCGCACCTGGATTAGTAGATGTACACGTACATCTTCGTGAACCAGGTGGTGAACATAAAGAAACAATTGAAACAGGTACACTAGCAGCGGCAAAAGGTGGATTCACTACAATTTGTGCAATGCCAAATACACGCCCAGTACCAGATTGCAGAGAACATATGGAAGACTTGCAAAATCGTATTAAAGAAAAAGCGCATGTCAACGTACTACCATACGGAGCAATTACAGTACGCCAAGCGGGTTCTGAAATGACAGATTTCGAAACATTAAAAGAGCTTGGAGCATTTGCTTTCACTGATGACGGTGTAGGCGTACAAGATGCTAGCATGATGCTAGCTGCTATGAAGCGTGCAGCGAAATTAAATATGGCAGTAGTTGCGCACTGTGAAGAGAATACTCTTATTAATAAAGGTTGTGTACATGAAGGGAAGTTTTCTGAGAAACACGGATTAAACGGTATCCCATCAGTATGTGAATCTGTACATATTGCAAGGGATATACTGCTTGCTGAAGCGGCAGATTGTCACTATCACGTATGTCACGTAAGTACGAAAGGATCTGTACGTGTAATCCGTGATGCGAAACGCGCTGGAATTAAAGTAACAGCAGAAGTAACACCTCATCACCTAGTGTTATGTGAAGATGATATCCCATCAGCTGATCCTAACTTTAAAATGAACCCACCGCTTCGTGGAAAAGAAGATCACGCAGCACTAATTGAAGGTTTATTAGATGGAACAATCGATATGATCGCAACTGATCATGCACCGCATACAGCGGAAGAGAAAGCACAAGGAATTGAAAGAGCACCATTTGGAATTACTGGTTTTGAAACAGCATTCCCACTTCTATACACAAACCTTGTGAAAAAAGGAATTATTACATTAGAGCAGTTAATTCAATTCTTAACAGAAAAGCCAGCTGATACATTCGGCTTAGAAGCAGGTCGCCTGAAAGAAGGTAGAACAGCTGATATTACAATCATTGATTTAGAACAAGAAGAAGAGATTGACCCAACAACATTCTTATCTAAAGGAAAAAATACACCATTCGCAGGTTGGAAATGCCAAGGATGGCCGGTAATGACAATCGTTGGCGGTAAGATCGCATGGCAAAAGGAGAGTGCATTAGTATGA
- the pyrB gene encoding aspartate carbamoyltransferase yields MSHLLTMSELSEVEISEILKDAEDFANGKESKTTEQIFVANLFFENSTRTRFSFEVAEKRLGLDVLDFSADASSVQKGETLYDTIRTLESIGTKAVVIRHEQDRYFDELKDQVNIPILNAGDGCGNHPTQCLLDLLTIKQEFGRFEGLKIAIVGDVRHSRVARSNAEALTKLGATIYFASPEEWKDEDNTFGTYKPLDELVPEVDVMMLLRVQHERHDHYETDIMKEYHEKHGLTVEREKRMKEGSIIMHPAPVNRDVEIASELVECERSRIFKQMENGVYVRMAVLKRALPNVLGGMKHELLV; encoded by the coding sequence ATGAGCCATTTGTTAACGATGAGTGAATTATCGGAAGTAGAAATTTCAGAAATCCTAAAAGACGCAGAAGATTTCGCGAATGGAAAAGAGAGCAAAACGACAGAGCAAATTTTTGTTGCGAACTTGTTCTTTGAGAATAGTACGAGAACGAGATTTAGCTTTGAAGTTGCTGAGAAGAGATTAGGACTTGATGTTTTAGACTTTTCAGCTGATGCATCTAGCGTACAAAAAGGAGAAACTTTATACGATACGATAAGAACACTAGAATCAATCGGAACAAAAGCAGTGGTCATCCGCCATGAACAAGATCGCTACTTCGATGAATTAAAAGATCAGGTGAATATCCCAATCTTAAACGCTGGAGATGGATGTGGAAACCACCCAACGCAGTGCCTACTCGACCTTCTTACAATTAAACAAGAGTTTGGAAGATTTGAAGGATTGAAGATTGCAATAGTAGGAGATGTTCGTCATAGCCGAGTAGCACGTTCTAATGCAGAAGCATTAACGAAACTAGGTGCAACAATTTACTTTGCAAGTCCAGAAGAGTGGAAAGATGAAGACAACACATTTGGAACATACAAACCATTAGATGAACTTGTTCCAGAAGTGGATGTAATGATGTTACTTCGTGTACAACATGAGCGTCATGATCATTATGAAACAGACATTATGAAAGAGTATCATGAGAAACACGGATTAACAGTGGAAAGAGAAAAGCGTATGAAAGAAGGAAGCATTATTATGCATCCAGCTCCTGTAAACCGTGATGTTGAAATTGCAAGTGAACTTGTTGAGTGTGAGCGTTCACGCATATTTAAACAAATGGAAAATGGAGTTTACGTAAGAATGGCTGTACTAAAACGCGCCTTACCAAATGTATTAGGAGGAATGAAACATGAATTACTTGTTTAA
- the uraA gene encoding uracil permease codes for MEQKPVLDVNEVPKPGKWLFLSIQHLFAMFGSTVLVPFLTGLNPSVALISSGLGTLAFLLITKGQVPAYLGSSFAFIAPIITAKTAGGPGAAMLGGLFAGLVYILISLGIKKSGSEWIMKLLPPIVVGPVVMVIGLALAHTAVNMAMNGADGKYSMTHFSVALVTLAITIICSIFGRGFFSIIPVLLGIVGGYIFAYFQGLVDLKPVAEAKWFVVPDFTVPFVTYTPEFSWKIVLLMVPVALVTISEHIGHQIVLGNVIKRDLIEKPGLHRSIFGDGIATLIASLIGGPPNTTYGENIGVLAITRAYSVYLFIGSAVFAIMFGFIGKISALIHSIPTPVMGGVSILLFGVIASSGLRMMVDDKTDLSDKRNLMIASVILVIGIGGAVLHVGESFQVEGMALAAIVGVLLNLLLPETKQIKQSKQIAS; via the coding sequence ATGGAACAAAAGCCAGTGTTAGACGTTAATGAAGTACCGAAACCGGGAAAATGGTTATTTTTAAGTATACAACATTTGTTCGCGATGTTTGGATCAACAGTGCTTGTTCCATTTTTAACAGGATTGAATCCGTCAGTAGCATTAATATCAAGTGGATTAGGAACGCTAGCGTTTCTTCTTATAACAAAAGGTCAAGTACCTGCCTATCTAGGATCATCATTCGCCTTTATCGCACCGATTATAACAGCGAAAACAGCAGGTGGACCTGGAGCAGCAATGCTCGGAGGTTTGTTTGCAGGACTTGTGTACATCTTAATCTCACTCGGAATTAAGAAATCAGGATCAGAGTGGATTATGAAATTACTTCCGCCAATCGTAGTTGGTCCAGTCGTAATGGTAATCGGTCTAGCTTTAGCACATACAGCAGTTAATATGGCGATGAACGGTGCAGATGGTAAGTATAGCATGACACACTTTTCAGTAGCATTAGTAACATTAGCAATTACAATTATCTGCTCTATATTCGGAAGAGGATTTTTCAGTATAATACCAGTACTGCTTGGTATCGTCGGCGGGTATATCTTCGCTTACTTCCAAGGGCTAGTAGACTTAAAGCCGGTAGCTGAGGCAAAATGGTTTGTTGTACCAGATTTCACAGTACCGTTTGTAACATACACTCCGGAGTTTTCGTGGAAGATTGTACTCTTGATGGTACCAGTTGCACTAGTAACAATTTCAGAGCATATCGGACATCAAATTGTACTTGGAAATGTTATTAAAAGAGATTTAATTGAAAAACCAGGCTTACATCGCTCGATATTCGGTGATGGTATAGCAACATTAATCGCATCACTAATCGGTGGACCACCGAATACAACGTACGGTGAAAACATCGGTGTGCTAGCAATTACGAGAGCATACAGTGTATACTTATTCATCGGTTCAGCAGTGTTCGCAATCATGTTCGGATTTATCGGTAAGATTTCTGCACTGATTCATTCGATCCCAACACCGGTTATGGGCGGAGTATCAATCTTACTATTCGGTGTAATCGCATCAAGCGGATTACGCATGATGGTAGATGATAAAACAGACCTAAGTGACAAACGCAACTTAATGATTGCATCAGTAATACTAGTAATCGGTATTGGTGGAGCGGTACTTCATGTAGGAGAATCGTTCCAAGTAGAAGGAATGGCACTAGCAGCAATTGTAGGTGTACTGTTAAATCTACTACTACCGGAAACGAAACAAATAAAACAATCTAAGCAGATTGCTTCATAA
- the pyrR gene encoding bifunctional pyrimidine operon transcriptional regulator/uracil phosphoribosyltransferase produces MQEKAVVLDDQMIRRALTRISHEIVERNKGVDNCVLVGIKTRGIFIAQRLAERIGQIEGKEMEVGELDITLYRDDLTLQSKNEEPLVKGSDIPVDITKKKVILVDDVLYTGRTVRAAMDALMDLGRPSQIQLAVLVDRGHRELPIRADYVGKNIPTSSEERIEVDLQETDQQDRVSIYDK; encoded by the coding sequence ATGCAAGAGAAAGCTGTCGTTTTAGATGACCAAATGATTCGCCGCGCTTTAACACGAATTAGTCATGAAATCGTGGAACGAAATAAAGGTGTCGATAATTGTGTTCTTGTCGGAATTAAAACTCGTGGAATTTTTATTGCACAACGTTTGGCAGAACGAATTGGTCAAATTGAAGGAAAAGAAATGGAAGTTGGAGAGTTAGATATTACGTTATATCGTGATGACCTAACACTACAATCGAAAAATGAAGAACCACTTGTAAAAGGTTCTGATATCCCTGTAGATATTACGAAGAAAAAAGTTATCCTTGTGGATGATGTATTATATACAGGAAGAACAGTTCGAGCAGCAATGGATGCTCTTATGGATTTAGGTAGACCATCACAAATCCAACTGGCGGTTCTTGTTGATAGAGGTCATCGTGAACTACCAATTCGCGCTGATTATGTAGGAAAGAACATTCCAACATCAAGTGAAGAGCGTATCGAAGTTGATTTGCAAGAGACAGATCAACAAGATCGAGTAAGCATATACGATAAGTAA
- a CDS encoding RluA family pseudouridine synthase, producing the protein MSEVVQVTVAEEQKSERIDKFVAEINSEWSRSQVQQWIKDNVVTVNGKSVKVNYKVKENDEITVTIPDPEELDIQAEDISLEIYYEDADVLVVNKPRGMVVHPAPGHTSGTLVNGLMHHCTDLSGINGVMRPGIVHRIDKDTSGLLMVAKNDIAHESLVNQLVAKTVTRRYKAIVHGVIPHDKGTIDAPIGRDKKERQSMTVDENGKNAVTHFQVLERFKDFTLVECRLETGRTHQIRVHMKYIGYPLAGDPKYGPKKTLDMNGQALHAGILGFDHPRTGEYIQFEAPIPEVFEDALNILRK; encoded by the coding sequence ATGAGTGAAGTAGTACAAGTAACAGTTGCAGAAGAACAAAAAAGTGAGCGAATTGATAAATTCGTTGCAGAAATAAACAGTGAATGGTCACGTTCACAAGTACAACAATGGATTAAAGATAATGTCGTTACAGTTAATGGAAAGTCGGTAAAAGTGAATTATAAAGTTAAAGAAAACGATGAAATTACAGTAACGATTCCTGATCCAGAAGAGTTAGATATCCAAGCAGAAGATATAAGCTTAGAAATTTATTATGAAGATGCAGATGTACTCGTTGTAAATAAGCCACGTGGTATGGTTGTACATCCAGCTCCAGGGCATACAAGCGGTACGCTTGTAAACGGACTTATGCACCATTGTACAGATCTGTCAGGTATTAACGGTGTAATGCGTCCTGGTATTGTGCATCGTATTGATAAAGATACATCGGGACTATTAATGGTTGCCAAAAATGATATAGCGCATGAGTCACTTGTAAATCAACTTGTAGCAAAAACAGTAACAAGACGTTACAAAGCGATTGTACACGGTGTGATTCCGCATGATAAAGGAACGATCGATGCGCCAATTGGTCGCGATAAGAAAGAACGTCAAAGCATGACAGTTGATGAAAATGGTAAGAATGCTGTTACGCACTTCCAAGTGCTAGAACGTTTTAAAGATTTTACACTTGTAGAATGTCGCTTAGAAACGGGACGTACGCACCAAATTCGTGTTCATATGAAATATATTGGCTATCCACTTGCAGGAGATCCGAAGTATGGTCCGAAGAAAACATTAGACATGAATGGACAAGCACTTCACGCAGGCATTTTAGGGTTTGACCATCCTCGTACTGGTGAATATATTCAGTTTGAGGCACCGATTCCAGAAGTGTTTGAAGACGCATTAAATATTTTACGGAAATAG
- the lspA gene encoding lipoprotein signal peptidase LspA, whose amino-acid sequence MIYYVIALFVIAIDQISKWLIVKNMELGTSIPIIDNVLYITSHRNRGAAWGILENKMWFFYIITVVFVAFIVIYMKKYAKTDKLLGISLGLILGGAIGNFIDRVFRQEVVDFIHVYIFSYNYPVFNIADSALCIGVVLIIIQTLLEGKKTKE is encoded by the coding sequence ATGATATATTATGTAATAGCGTTATTTGTCATTGCCATCGATCAAATATCGAAATGGCTAATTGTAAAGAACATGGAATTGGGTACGAGCATTCCGATTATCGATAATGTATTATACATAACATCACATCGAAATAGAGGAGCTGCCTGGGGGATTTTAGAAAATAAAATGTGGTTCTTCTACATTATTACAGTCGTTTTTGTAGCATTTATCGTAATTTATATGAAAAAATATGCGAAAACAGACAAACTTCTAGGGATTTCATTAGGTCTAATATTAGGCGGAGCAATTGGTAATTTCATTGATCGTGTATTTAGACAAGAAGTAGTGGATTTCATTCACGTGTATATTTTCTCGTACAACTATCCAGTATTCAATATAGCTGATTCAGCATTATGTATTGGTGTTGTATTAATTATTATTCAAACATTATTAGAAGGAAAGAAAACGAAGGAGTAA
- a CDS encoding molecular chaperone DnaK, with protein sequence MNEIYMEIKEELQLMRKELQERLAKEVMHKYDTEFSEELGYEIKEEIKKKLLLHDIKEDLKDVERALFKMEIDMYGICEETGRAISVKQMKTMPTARTIHEFFYEKVNV encoded by the coding sequence GTGAATGAAATATATATGGAAATCAAAGAAGAATTGCAATTGATGCGAAAAGAGCTACAAGAGAGGCTAGCTAAAGAGGTCATGCACAAATATGATACAGAGTTTAGCGAAGAGCTTGGATATGAAATTAAAGAAGAGATAAAGAAAAAACTCCTATTACATGATATAAAAGAGGACTTAAAAGATGTAGAACGTGCATTATTTAAAATGGAAATAGATATGTATGGTATTTGTGAAGAAACGGGGAGAGCAATTTCGGTAAAACAAATGAAGACGATGCCGACTGCCCGTACCATTCATGAATTCTTCTATGAAAAAGTAAATGTATGA
- the ileS2 gene encoding isoleucine--tRNA ligase — MEYKNTLLMPKTEFPMRGNLPKREPAMQEQWAEMNIYEKVQEHTKGRPLFVLHDGPPYANGDIHMGHALNKVLKDFIVRYKSMTGYCAPYVPGWDTHGLPIEQALTNKGVKRKEMTVAEFRKLCAEYAYEQVERQREQFKRLGVRADWDNPYITLEPAYEAQQIKVFGDMAKKGYIYKGQKPVYWSPTSESALAEAEIEYQDKKSASIYVAFPVKDGKNVLEGDEKFIIWTTTPWTLPANLGISVHPELEYAIVKVNDEKYIIASELFETVAKTLEWENAEVVKTVKGSELEYTVAKHPFYDRDSLVMLGDHVTTDAGTGCVHTAPGHGEDDFVVGKKYGLEVLCPVDDKGVLTNEAPGFEGLFYDKANKPITEKLEEVGALLKLTFITHSYPHDWRTKKPIIFRATAQWFASIEAFRKELLEAVAETKWVPAWGETRLHNMVRDRGDWCISRQRAWGVPIPVFYAENGDPIITDETINHVADLFREHGSNVWFEREAKDLLPEGFTHTGSPNGEFRKETDIMDVWFDSGSSHQAVLEERDDLQRPADLYLEGSDQYRGWFNSSLSTAVAVTGKAPYKGVLSHGFVLDGEGRKMSKSIGNIVVPKKIMDQLGGDILRLWVSSVDYQSDVRISDDILKQVAEVYRKIRNTFRFLLGNLDDFKPSENTVAVAELREVDRYMLVKLNDLITKVKEAYETYDFAAVYHAIHNFCTIDLSSFYLDFAKDILYIEGANHEDRRAIQTVLYDVLVALTKLVTPILPHTADEVWPYIPGVTEESVQLTNMPEAAEIDGAEALKTKWDAFMTLRDDVLKALEVARNEKVIGKSLNASITLYPTVEMKVMLESISEDLKQLFIVSEYKLGGMMEEAPADAPKYEHTAVVVTQATGETCERCWVVSETIGKDAEHETLCERCATVVKENYVK; from the coding sequence ATGGAGTACAAAAATACATTACTAATGCCAAAAACAGAGTTCCCAATGCGTGGGAATTTACCAAAACGTGAGCCTGCAATGCAAGAACAGTGGGCTGAAATGAATATTTATGAAAAGGTACAAGAACATACGAAAGGTCGTCCTTTATTTGTACTGCATGATGGACCTCCATATGCGAATGGTGACATTCATATGGGACATGCGTTAAATAAAGTGTTAAAAGACTTTATTGTTCGTTATAAATCAATGACTGGTTACTGTGCACCATATGTACCAGGTTGGGATACACACGGTTTACCAATTGAGCAAGCTTTAACAAATAAAGGTGTAAAGCGTAAAGAAATGACAGTTGCTGAGTTCCGTAAGTTATGTGCAGAGTATGCATATGAACAAGTAGAACGTCAACGTGAACAATTTAAGCGTTTAGGTGTACGTGCTGATTGGGATAACCCATATATTACTTTAGAGCCAGCTTATGAAGCGCAACAAATTAAAGTGTTTGGTGATATGGCGAAAAAAGGTTATATCTATAAAGGGCAAAAACCAGTTTACTGGTCTCCAACGAGTGAATCAGCTTTAGCAGAAGCTGAAATTGAATACCAAGATAAAAAATCAGCATCTATTTACGTAGCATTCCCTGTAAAAGACGGAAAGAACGTATTAGAAGGTGATGAGAAATTCATTATCTGGACAACAACACCTTGGACGTTGCCTGCAAACTTAGGTATTTCTGTTCACCCAGAACTTGAATACGCTATTGTAAAAGTAAATGATGAAAAATATATTATTGCTTCTGAACTATTTGAGACAGTTGCAAAAACGTTAGAGTGGGAAAATGCTGAAGTTGTGAAAACGGTAAAAGGTAGCGAACTTGAGTATACAGTTGCAAAACATCCATTCTACGATCGTGATTCATTAGTTATGCTAGGAGATCACGTAACAACAGATGCAGGTACAGGTTGTGTTCATACAGCACCAGGACACGGGGAAGATGACTTCGTTGTTGGTAAAAAGTATGGATTAGAAGTACTTTGCCCAGTTGATGATAAAGGTGTATTAACAAATGAAGCACCTGGATTTGAAGGCTTATTCTATGATAAAGCTAACAAGCCAATTACAGAAAAATTAGAAGAAGTAGGCGCGTTACTGAAACTAACATTCATTACGCATTCATACCCACATGATTGGAGAACGAAAAAACCAATTATTTTCCGTGCGACAGCACAGTGGTTTGCATCTATTGAAGCGTTCCGTAAAGAATTATTAGAAGCTGTTGCGGAAACAAAATGGGTACCAGCATGGGGAGAAACTCGTCTTCATAACATGGTTCGTGACCGTGGTGACTGGTGTATTTCTCGTCAGCGTGCATGGGGTGTGCCAATTCCTGTATTCTATGCTGAGAATGGTGATCCAATTATTACAGATGAAACAATTAACCATGTAGCAGATTTATTCCGTGAACACGGTTCTAACGTATGGTTCGAGCGTGAAGCGAAAGATCTATTACCAGAAGGATTTACACATACAGGTAGCCCAAATGGTGAATTCCGTAAAGAAACAGACATCATGGATGTATGGTTCGACTCAGGTTCTTCTCACCAAGCGGTATTAGAAGAGCGCGATGACTTACAACGTCCAGCAGATTTATATTTAGAAGGATCTGACCAATATCGTGGTTGGTTTAACTCTTCATTATCAACAGCAGTTGCTGTAACAGGTAAAGCACCATATAAAGGCGTACTAAGCCATGGTTTCGTATTAGATGGTGAAGGACGTAAAATGAGTAAATCGATTGGAAACATCGTCGTACCGAAGAAAATTATGGATCAATTAGGCGGAGACATTCTACGCTTATGGGTATCTTCTGTTGACTATCAATCTGACGTACGTATTTCAGATGATATTTTAAAACAAGTAGCAGAAGTGTATCGTAAAATTCGTAACACATTCCGTTTCTTATTAGGGAACTTAGACGACTTTAAGCCAAGTGAAAATACAGTAGCAGTAGCTGAACTTCGTGAAGTAGATCGTTACATGTTAGTGAAATTAAATGACTTAATTACAAAAGTAAAAGAAGCATATGAGACATATGACTTTGCTGCTGTATATCATGCAATTCATAACTTCTGTACAATTGATTTAAGTTCATTCTACTTAGACTTTGCAAAAGACATTTTATACATTGAAGGTGCAAACCATGAAGATCGTCGTGCGATTCAAACTGTATTATATGATGTTCTTGTTGCATTGACGAAACTTGTAACACCAATCTTACCGCATACAGCTGATGAAGTATGGCCATACATTCCAGGTGTAACAGAAGAAAGTGTACAATTAACTAATATGCCAGAAGCTGCAGAAATAGATGGTGCGGAAGCATTAAAAACAAAATGGGATGCATTTATGACGCTGCGTGATGATGTATTAAAAGCGTTAGAAGTAGCTCGTAATGAGAAAGTAATCGGTAAGTCATTAAATGCAAGTATTACGCTATATCCGACTGTAGAAATGAAAGTTATGTTAGAGTCTATTAGCGAAGACTTAAAGCAATTATTCATCGTTTCTGAGTATAAACTTGGTGGCATGATGGAAGAAGCGCCAGCAGATGCGCCGAAGTATGAGCATACAGCGGTTGTTGTTACTCAAGCAACTGGTGAAACATGTGAACGTTGTTGGGTAGTTTCAGAAACAATTGGTAAAGATGCTGAACATGAAACATTATGTGAGCGTTGTGCAACAGTTGTTAAAGAAAACTATGTAAAATAA
- the divIVA gene encoding septum site-determining protein DivIVA, protein MPLTPLDIHNKEFGRGFRGYDEDQVNEFLDQIIKDYELVIREKKALEEKVAQLEGKLDHFSNIEDTLNKSIVVAQEAAEEVKRNAQKEAKLIVREAEKNADRIINEALVKSRKVAFDIEELKKQAKVFRTRFRMLLETQLEMLNNDDWDKLIELEDEVDELLKKEETV, encoded by the coding sequence GTGCCGTTAACACCATTAGATATTCATAACAAAGAATTTGGTCGCGGATTCCGTGGCTATGATGAAGATCAAGTAAATGAGTTTCTTGATCAAATTATCAAAGATTATGAATTAGTCATTCGTGAGAAAAAAGCTTTAGAAGAAAAAGTTGCGCAATTAGAAGGGAAGTTAGATCATTTCTCTAATATTGAAGATACGTTAAACAAATCTATCGTCGTTGCACAAGAAGCAGCGGAAGAAGTAAAACGTAATGCGCAAAAAGAAGCAAAATTAATCGTACGTGAAGCTGAAAAGAATGCAGACCGTATTATTAACGAAGCGTTAGTAAAATCAAGAAAAGTTGCTTTTGATATTGAAGAGCTAAAGAAACAAGCGAAAGTATTCCGCACTCGTTTCCGTATGTTACTAGAAACACAGCTTGAAATGTTAAACAACGATGATTGGGATAAACTAATTGAGTTAGAAGACGAAGTAGATGAACTGTTGAAAAAAGAAGAAACAGTGTAA